A window of Candidatus Jettenia caeni contains these coding sequences:
- a CDS encoding putative thioesterase codes for MGIVYYANFLVYFEMGRTEFLRNLGLPYSELEREHIYFPVTEAHCRFRVPAHYDDILIIQTFVSELKHATVEFKHKIIREGDNKLIAEGFTKLACLNASRKPTAMPEKLKKLLQ; via the coding sequence ATGGGTATTGTCTATTATGCCAATTTTCTTGTTTATTTTGAAATGGGAAGAACAGAATTTTTGAGAAATCTTGGATTGCCATATTCAGAATTGGAGCGGGAGCATATCTACTTTCCCGTTACTGAGGCTCATTGCCGGTTTCGCGTGCCTGCTCATTACGATGATATCCTGATCATTCAGACCTTCGTTTCAGAACTAAAACATGCCACCGTAGAATTTAAACATAAAATTATCCGCGAAGGCGATAATAAACTTATCGCCGAAGGTTTTACAAAGCTAGCCTGCCTCAATGCCAGCCGTAAGCCTACCGCCATGCCTGAAAAGCTAAAGAAACTCTTGCAATGA
- a CDS encoding cobyrinic acid a,c-diamide synthase, with protein sequence MAFNIAVAGKGGTGKSTLSALIIRYITEEIGKPVSAVDADPNASLGSLLGLHVQSTVADLREDIVEKKVDFSGMSKDRYIEYAIEESIVEKDKFDLLTMGRPEGPKCYCYVNNLLRKYLDKVGTTYPFIVTDNEAGMEHLSRRTTNNVDFLMIVSEPTIVGALTMQRILKLADSLPITIRQKFCVLNRVPKNGIHENLQQKLDSLGIEISAIFPFDQEVYDTAACGAPIFEIFRENELYRKLGEFLQKHLPASMLQKTAPDLI encoded by the coding sequence ATGGCGTTTAATATTGCAGTCGCCGGAAAAGGCGGAACGGGAAAGTCAACCCTTTCTGCTCTTATTATTCGATATATTACCGAGGAGATTGGTAAGCCTGTATCTGCTGTCGATGCCGATCCTAACGCCTCGCTAGGTTCGTTGCTCGGATTGCATGTACAGAGTACCGTTGCTGATCTCCGTGAGGATATTGTAGAAAAGAAGGTTGATTTTTCGGGAATGTCCAAGGATAGATACATTGAGTATGCTATTGAGGAATCTATTGTTGAAAAGGACAAATTCGATCTCCTGACTATGGGTAGGCCCGAAGGTCCGAAGTGCTATTGTTATGTGAACAATCTTCTGCGGAAATATCTTGATAAAGTAGGAACAACCTATCCTTTTATTGTAACAGATAATGAAGCTGGTATGGAGCATCTCTCCCGCAGGACTACGAATAATGTAGATTTCCTGATGATTGTAAGTGAGCCAACGATTGTTGGCGCATTGACCATGCAACGGATCCTTAAATTAGCCGATTCGCTTCCAATTACGATTAGGCAAAAGTTCTGTGTATTGAACCGGGTACCGAAAAATGGCATTCATGAGAATCTTCAGCAGAAGTTAGATAGTTTGGGGATTGAGATATCTGCGATATTCCCGTTCGATCAGGAGGTGTATGATACTGCAGCGTGTGGGGCACCCATATTTGAGATTTTCCGTGAAAATGAATTATACCGAAAACTGGGTGAGTTTTTACAAAAACACCTGCCGGCGAGTATGCTTCAGAAGACGGCGCCTGATCTCATATAA
- a CDS encoding putative dihydropteroate synthase has translation MISIGERINGMFKDVREAIKNKDPKAVQELAIKQTEAGASFLDVNVGTATADPAGAMKWLIEVIQDTVKTPIAIDSQKFDIVKAGLSVIKNEVLINSSKGDPEELDKYMPLAKEYNASLICLTMDKCGIPQDVERRMEIAMKIVEKAVEHEYELSKVYIDPVLFPINVDQKQPALMFDIFNQIKMISDPPPHRNVGLSNFSQGTKEKRLLARIFLTMGISYGLDAAVMDVLDKDLMDAAITAEIIMNQHVYSDSYLTACRK, from the coding sequence ATGATTTCTATAGGGGAACGTATCAACGGTATGTTTAAAGATGTACGTGAAGCTATAAAAAATAAGGACCCAAAGGCTGTGCAAGAACTTGCGATAAAACAGACAGAGGCCGGGGCTAGTTTTCTGGACGTGAATGTGGGCACTGCTACGGCTGATCCTGCCGGAGCGATGAAATGGTTAATTGAGGTTATTCAGGATACAGTAAAGACGCCCATTGCGATTGACAGTCAAAAATTTGATATCGTAAAGGCCGGTTTATCGGTGATTAAAAATGAGGTCTTAATCAATTCCTCAAAGGGTGACCCTGAAGAATTAGATAAATACATGCCTTTGGCTAAGGAATACAACGCATCGCTGATATGTCTTACGATGGATAAATGTGGTATTCCCCAGGATGTTGAACGGCGTATGGAGATTGCCATGAAGATTGTGGAAAAGGCGGTAGAGCATGAGTATGAACTGTCAAAGGTATACATAGACCCCGTACTTTTCCCTATTAATGTCGATCAGAAACAGCCTGCGCTCATGTTTGACATCTTCAACCAGATCAAAATGATCTCTGATCCGCCGCCACACCGAAATGTAGGGCTCAGTAATTTCTCTCAGGGAACAAAGGAAAAAAGACTTTTAGCCCGTATATTTTTAACCATGGGAATCTCATATGGACTGGATGCTGCTGTCATGGATGTGCTTGATAAGGATTTAATGGATGCTGCAATAACAGCAGAGATTATTATGAATCAGCACGTTTACAGTGATTCCTATCTTACGGCATGTAGAAAATAA
- a CDS encoding ferredoxin yields MKNSHYKINFLPSEVTVDIEEGKTILDASYKGDLFINALCGGDGTCGKCKVILKSGKIDSMPTTHISAAEVKQGYVLACRTKVVDDLEVLIPEESRLDKSQILVSDYPQFPGSLAAVSLGAEQFKQNPLVSKLYLELSPPSLDDSMADYERLCQDIMVKTDIPLENLTTNFTVLKHLPAILRNSKWKVTATLGYRGPSVEVLEVQAGDVSANNYGVAVDVGTTTVVAHLLDLCRAETIDIEATYNSQIKYGDDYIQRIIHAEQHDAMDIMQEVLIEDINHLISTLVKRNKLSIHDIGAVVCAGNTVMTHFLVGLDPTNIRKEPYLPSVSFIPSLRAAEVGIKTNNQGLLYTLPCVGAYVGGDITSGVLAIRLDKAEALSLLIDIGTNGEIVLGNKDWMVCCSASAGPSFEGSGISCGMRAAKGAIEKINITKNFDVNYKTIGDTPPSGICGSGLLDCLATLVRSGVIDRTGNFQKGIDTDRLRKTDNGYEFILADKSETATKKDIVIMQADIQNLIRSKAAIYSAISTLIESMGMDINNIEQLYLAGGFGNYLDVRSAITIGMLPDISISKVQFVGNTSVIGAKMSLFSKDAYEVSRAIASKMTYFDLMNNNKYMEEYISANFLPHTDIEKFPSVVEELKVS; encoded by the coding sequence TTGAAAAATTCACATTATAAAATAAATTTTCTTCCCAGTGAAGTTACGGTAGATATTGAAGAAGGGAAAACCATTCTTGATGCATCCTACAAGGGTGATTTATTTATCAATGCCCTCTGTGGTGGTGATGGCACCTGCGGTAAATGTAAAGTAATCCTGAAAAGTGGCAAGATAGATAGTATGCCGACCACTCATATTTCTGCAGCAGAGGTAAAGCAAGGATATGTCCTGGCCTGCAGGACAAAAGTAGTTGATGACCTGGAGGTTTTAATACCAGAGGAATCAAGGCTTGATAAAAGTCAAATTCTTGTTAGTGATTATCCGCAATTTCCGGGTTCACTTGCGGCGGTCAGTCTGGGAGCAGAACAATTTAAGCAAAATCCTCTGGTGAGCAAGCTATATCTGGAGTTATCCCCTCCCAGCCTGGATGATAGTATGGCAGATTATGAAAGACTCTGTCAGGATATTATGGTTAAGACAGATATCCCGTTAGAGAATTTGACAACAAATTTCACCGTCCTGAAACATTTGCCTGCTATTTTGAGGAATAGTAAATGGAAGGTTACAGCTACCCTTGGATATCGGGGACCTTCTGTTGAGGTCCTTGAGGTACAGGCAGGGGATGTGAGCGCAAATAACTACGGTGTTGCTGTAGACGTTGGTACAACTACCGTGGTAGCTCATCTTCTTGACCTTTGTCGCGCAGAGACTATTGATATTGAAGCTACCTATAATTCTCAAATCAAGTACGGAGATGACTACATCCAGAGAATTATCCATGCTGAGCAGCATGATGCAATGGACATTATGCAAGAGGTTCTCATAGAAGACATAAATCATCTGATATCCACGCTTGTTAAAAGGAATAAATTAAGTATTCATGATATCGGCGCTGTTGTTTGTGCTGGAAATACGGTAATGACTCACTTCCTGGTAGGTTTAGACCCTACGAATATCAGAAAAGAACCATATCTTCCATCCGTCAGTTTTATACCTTCTCTCCGGGCTGCTGAAGTAGGTATAAAAACTAATAATCAGGGTTTGCTGTATACACTGCCCTGTGTTGGGGCATATGTGGGTGGTGATATTACATCCGGTGTTCTTGCTATACGGTTAGATAAGGCTGAGGCATTGTCACTCCTTATTGATATAGGTACTAATGGCGAAATTGTACTGGGTAATAAAGATTGGATGGTATGCTGTTCAGCGTCGGCGGGACCTTCCTTTGAGGGTAGTGGTATTTCATGTGGCATGCGTGCAGCGAAAGGCGCTATAGAAAAGATAAACATAACAAAGAATTTTGATGTTAATTACAAGACAATTGGTGATACTCCTCCGAGTGGGATATGCGGCTCAGGATTGCTGGATTGTTTGGCCACTCTTGTAAGAAGCGGTGTTATTGACAGGACGGGAAATTTCCAGAAAGGGATAGATACAGACCGGTTAAGAAAAACAGATAATGGATATGAGTTTATTCTGGCAGATAAAAGCGAAACTGCCACAAAAAAGGATATAGTCATTATGCAAGCCGATATTCAAAATCTTATACGATCTAAGGCTGCTATCTATTCGGCAATTTCTACATTAATTGAATCTATGGGCATGGATATAAATAATATCGAGCAGCTCTACCTTGCCGGGGGGTTTGGTAACTATTTGGATGTGCGAAGCGCAATCACCATTGGAATGCTGCCTGATATCTCTATCTCGAAAGTTCAGTTTGTTGGAAATACCTCTGTAATCGGTGCTAAAATGTCTCTCTTCTCCAAAGATGCTTATGAAGTATCAAGGGCGATTGCATCAAAGATGACGTATTTCGATCTTATGAATAACAATAAATATATGGAAGAATATATATCGGCAAACTTTTTACCTCATACCGACATCGAAAAATTTCCATCAGTAGTAGAGGAATTGAAGGTTTCATAA
- a CDS encoding acetyl-CoA decarbonylase/synthase complex subunit gamma, which yields MALTGLDIYKLLPKTNCKKCGRPTCLAFAMQLAQKKANLSDCPDVSEEAKRVLGAASAPPIKLVTVGTGARKVEIGEENVLFRHEEKFYHPTGIAVTIHDDLDDAAFDNRLKKINNLKMSRVGTEIEIDLVAIINKSASAEKFADAAKKVSDGSHLNIILSSTSVDNMKAALANCAEKRPLIHGANAGNCESMAALAKEKNCPMTVTAPTLEELADLAERVKKVGVEEIVLDVSGDKPKEVLQKLTRIRRAALKKNFRALGFPMITFACDDDAFQEISMASTYLVKYAGIVVVNTCESWGIMPLLTVRTNIFTDPQKPIQVEPKLYAVGDAKEDSPVLFTTNFSLTYYTVEGEVEGSRIPAFILSVDTGGTSVLTAYSGDKLNDKVVAKAMADAQVETKVKHRKLIIPGLVAVMSGKLQETLGWEIMVGPREASGLASYLKTVWKP from the coding sequence ATGGCACTAACTGGATTAGACATTTACAAATTACTTCCCAAAACAAATTGTAAAAAGTGTGGAAGACCCACATGTCTGGCATTTGCTATGCAATTGGCGCAAAAAAAGGCAAACCTGTCGGATTGTCCTGATGTGAGTGAAGAGGCTAAGAGAGTTTTGGGAGCTGCCTCTGCGCCTCCAATTAAACTTGTAACTGTCGGTACAGGTGCCAGGAAGGTGGAGATTGGTGAAGAAAATGTATTATTCAGGCATGAAGAAAAATTTTATCATCCTACAGGCATAGCTGTTACTATTCATGACGATCTGGATGATGCTGCTTTTGATAATCGTTTAAAGAAGATTAACAATTTAAAAATGTCCCGTGTTGGCACAGAGATAGAGATCGATCTTGTGGCAATCATCAACAAGAGTGCTAGCGCAGAAAAATTTGCTGATGCGGCAAAGAAAGTAAGCGATGGCTCTCATTTGAATATTATTTTGAGTAGTACCTCCGTTGATAATATGAAAGCGGCTCTGGCAAACTGCGCTGAGAAGAGACCCCTGATCCACGGTGCAAATGCGGGCAATTGTGAATCTATGGCTGCGTTAGCGAAGGAAAAGAATTGCCCTATGACGGTAACTGCTCCAACGCTTGAAGAGCTTGCCGATCTGGCTGAACGGGTAAAAAAGGTTGGCGTTGAGGAGATTGTATTAGATGTGAGCGGTGACAAACCGAAAGAGGTACTTCAGAAACTAACCAGGATAAGAAGAGCTGCATTAAAGAAAAATTTCCGCGCTCTTGGATTTCCTATGATTACCTTTGCCTGTGATGATGATGCATTTCAGGAAATTTCAATGGCCAGTACCTATCTGGTGAAGTACGCCGGTATTGTTGTGGTCAATACTTGTGAGTCCTGGGGAATTATGCCATTGCTTACTGTCAGGACAAATATATTTACTGATCCACAAAAACCAATTCAGGTTGAACCAAAATTATATGCCGTGGGGGATGCAAAGGAAGATTCTCCGGTCTTATTCACAACAAATTTCTCGCTTACTTATTATACGGTAGAAGGTGAGGTTGAGGGAAGTCGTATTCCTGCGTTCATATTATCCGTAGATACCGGTGGTACCTCGGTATTGACGGCATATTCTGGCGACAAACTGAATGATAAAGTTGTTGCAAAGGCTATGGCAGATGCTCAGGTGGAGACGAAAGTAAAGCACAGAAAACTTATCATTCCGGGGCTGGTAGCTGTGATGTCTGGAAAATTGCAAGAGACACTCGGTTGGGAGATAATGGTTGGGCCGCGGGAGGCATCAGGGCTCGCCTCGTATCTAAAAACCGTGTGGAAGCCTTAA
- a CDS encoding CO dehydrogenase/acetyl-CoA synthase alpha subunit, translated as MSKIICSAAIRGAYQIVDKADKKLAEAIAQKGAGCKVEFPNTAYYLPIIYSMTGIPVKTLEDCVHVIGLARSMLPPLPAEKHWVPYLGHTLDAGMATLFAEEIYEACKYLIGPHPVDGIWLGAADDVIMRERGIEFVDGTAPGFAAIVGCAPDADTAVKIARELQQKNLYVFIQSDNFGVSFAEQLAEKGVQMGWDTRLVPFGKETSAAVYSLGFANRAALSFGNVPPGDFKRNLLYNKNRIFAFVLALGTKVTDEQYANAAGAINYGFPTITNIDIPEILPTGVCTYEHVVSKVPVDKIVDKCVEVRGLKISIHKLDIPVPYGPAFEGERIRKEDMQIEIGGPGVPAFEYVCTKEIDEVEDGKIQVIGPDLDEIPAGPGVSLGIMVEVSGRKMQPDFEPIFERQMHRFLGEAQGLFHMGQRDIIRHRISKEAFKAGFRIRHIGNIIHAKFHGEFGAILDKVQVTLYTKKEDVERLLKDVRAAYTERDARLKGMTDDSVSMFYSCTLCQSFAPTHICVVTPERSGLCGSVSWLDGKAGYEINPTGPNQPIERGKTVDERLGQWEGTNSFIFNGSNRSLEKVSLYSIMTDPMTSCGCFECISAMLPMTNGIMVVDRDFAEMTPCGMKFSTLAGTVGGGLQTPGFMGHSKFYLGSRKFISADGGLARVVWMPKALKEELAETLIKTAEELGLEDFLNKIADETVAQTEEEVLNYMQKVNHPALVLAPMF; from the coding sequence ATGTCAAAAATCATCTGTTCCGCCGCTATTCGCGGTGCATACCAAATTGTAGATAAAGCTGATAAAAAGCTTGCTGAAGCAATTGCACAAAAGGGAGCTGGCTGTAAAGTGGAATTTCCCAATACAGCCTATTATTTGCCTATCATTTATTCCATGACGGGTATTCCGGTAAAAACCTTAGAGGATTGTGTACATGTGATAGGTTTGGCAAGGAGTATGTTACCTCCATTGCCTGCTGAAAAACACTGGGTTCCATACCTGGGTCACACCTTAGATGCGGGTATGGCAACACTTTTTGCAGAAGAGATCTATGAGGCCTGTAAATATTTAATCGGGCCTCACCCGGTAGACGGGATATGGTTGGGGGCAGCAGATGATGTTATTATGCGTGAACGGGGTATTGAATTTGTCGATGGTACGGCACCAGGGTTTGCTGCCATAGTAGGGTGTGCTCCTGATGCAGATACAGCCGTCAAGATTGCAAGAGAGCTTCAGCAAAAAAACCTCTATGTGTTTATACAATCTGATAACTTTGGTGTGTCTTTTGCCGAACAGTTAGCTGAAAAAGGTGTCCAAATGGGTTGGGATACTCGTCTTGTGCCTTTTGGAAAAGAGACCTCCGCTGCAGTATATTCCTTAGGTTTTGCCAATAGGGCAGCTCTCTCGTTTGGTAATGTCCCGCCGGGGGATTTTAAAAGGAATCTTCTGTATAATAAGAACCGTATCTTTGCTTTTGTCCTTGCATTGGGTACTAAAGTTACTGATGAACAATATGCAAATGCTGCTGGTGCCATTAACTATGGCTTTCCAACGATTACCAATATCGATATTCCTGAAATATTACCTACCGGTGTTTGTACCTATGAGCATGTGGTTTCTAAGGTGCCTGTTGATAAGATTGTTGATAAATGTGTTGAGGTACGTGGCTTAAAGATATCAATTCATAAGTTGGATATCCCTGTCCCGTATGGTCCTGCCTTTGAGGGTGAACGCATACGGAAAGAGGATATGCAAATTGAGATTGGCGGTCCTGGAGTACCTGCTTTTGAATATGTGTGCACCAAAGAAATCGATGAGGTTGAGGATGGTAAGATACAGGTTATAGGTCCGGATTTAGACGAGATTCCCGCCGGCCCCGGTGTGTCTTTGGGTATCATGGTTGAGGTGTCTGGTCGAAAAATGCAGCCAGATTTTGAACCTATTTTTGAACGGCAAATGCATCGATTCCTTGGTGAAGCTCAGGGTTTATTCCATATGGGCCAGAGGGATATTATTCGTCACCGTATCAGTAAAGAAGCCTTTAAAGCAGGTTTTAGGATCAGGCATATAGGGAATATCATTCATGCTAAATTCCATGGTGAATTTGGTGCCATTCTGGATAAGGTACAGGTGACTTTATATACGAAAAAAGAAGATGTAGAAAGACTCCTGAAAGATGTGCGTGCCGCATACACAGAACGTGATGCAAGGTTAAAAGGTATGACCGATGATTCGGTTAGTATGTTTTATAGTTGTACACTCTGCCAGAGTTTTGCGCCTACTCACATTTGTGTTGTTACTCCGGAACGTTCTGGTTTGTGTGGTTCTGTTAGCTGGTTAGACGGGAAGGCTGGATATGAAATTAATCCCACCGGTCCAAACCAACCAATAGAAAGAGGAAAAACTGTTGATGAAAGACTGGGGCAGTGGGAAGGTACCAATTCGTTTATATTCAACGGTTCGAACAGATCGCTTGAGAAGGTAAGTTTGTACAGCATTATGACAGACCCGATGACGAGTTGTGGATGTTTTGAATGTATTTCTGCCATGTTACCTATGACCAATGGAATCATGGTGGTAGATCGTGACTTTGCTGAAATGACCCCTTGTGGTATGAAATTTTCCACGCTTGCCGGAACGGTAGGCGGTGGATTGCAAACCCCTGGTTTTATGGGGCATAGCAAGTTTTATTTGGGCAGCAGAAAATTTATTTCTGCGGACGGAGGTCTTGCGCGTGTTGTTTGGATGCCTAAAGCCTTGAAGGAAGAGTTAGCAGAAACTCTTATTAAGACGGCAGAAGAACTGGGTCTTGAAGATTTTCTCAATAAAATAGCCGATGAGACCGTTGCACAGACAGAGGAAGAGGTTTTAAATTACATGCAAAAGGTTAATCACCCTGCATTAGTTCTGGCGCCAATGTTCTAA
- a CDS encoding acetyl-CoA decarbonylase/synthase complex subunit delta yields the protein MEIPNVADKWTSGVNEITIGATKDKGGSRQKTITVGGSKCIPFMDFEGNPGHKPVIAMDVYDTPPDDWTETLTEPFADVINDPAQWAKKCVEQYGADLICLKLDGIHPDKGNKSAEDAVKTVKSILAAVGVPLIIWGCEHDEKDNEVMPKVSQAARGENCLLGIVSQDNYKTLTATCLADGHSIITMAPVDINIGKQINILVSEMDFPLNRIVMFQSTGALGYGLEYTYSIQERERLAALTGDKMMSMPVICDVGHEAWRSKEAKSNDNDVPQWGPREERGPMWETITATSLLQSGVDIIRMNHPRAVAAVKKCIDRLY from the coding sequence ATGGAAATACCAAATGTAGCGGACAAGTGGACAAGTGGTGTCAATGAGATTACTATTGGTGCTACAAAGGATAAAGGAGGTAGCCGACAAAAGACGATCACCGTTGGTGGCTCAAAATGTATTCCTTTTATGGATTTTGAGGGAAATCCAGGCCATAAGCCGGTAATTGCTATGGATGTGTATGATACACCGCCTGATGACTGGACTGAGACCTTAACCGAGCCTTTTGCCGACGTCATCAACGATCCGGCACAATGGGCAAAAAAATGTGTAGAGCAATATGGGGCTGATCTGATCTGTCTTAAGCTTGATGGAATCCATCCTGACAAAGGTAACAAAAGTGCAGAAGATGCGGTAAAAACGGTAAAATCTATCCTCGCAGCAGTAGGTGTTCCTCTCATTATCTGGGGGTGTGAGCATGATGAGAAAGATAACGAGGTAATGCCTAAAGTGAGCCAGGCTGCCAGGGGAGAAAATTGTCTGTTAGGCATTGTATCACAGGATAACTATAAGACACTTACCGCTACATGTCTGGCAGATGGACACAGCATTATTACCATGGCGCCTGTAGATATTAACATTGGAAAACAGATTAATATTCTCGTGTCTGAGATGGATTTTCCGCTCAACCGAATAGTAATGTTCCAATCAACCGGCGCCCTGGGCTATGGTTTGGAGTATACCTATTCTATTCAGGAACGTGAACGATTGGCCGCTCTTACGGGCGATAAAATGATGTCCATGCCGGTAATCTGCGATGTTGGTCATGAGGCATGGCGGTCAAAAGAGGCTAAATCTAACGATAACGATGTTCCCCAGTGGGGCCCTCGGGAAGAAAGAGGTCCGATGTGGGAAACCATTACTGCCACCAGCCTTTTGCAATCTGGTGTTGATATTATTCGTATGAATCATCCCAGAGCTGTTGCAGCAGTAAAAAAATGTATTGATCGTTTATACTAA
- a CDS encoding ATP-dependent clp protease proteolytic subunit: MIFTMPLLENKDEDAGEEKEKLRGGDFVSKLLKTRTVMVTDEVSKKMAQQIMTQLLLLEAESDDHIKMFINSPGGDADAGFAIYDMMRFIKPRINAICTGVVASAAVIILLGAKKENRFSLPSARILIHQPSTGIHGTASDIQIEANEILKCREKINRLISAETGQSVEKVETDTKRNFWMSAEEALKYGLVSKIIQKSDDLKV; this comes from the coding sequence ATGATTTTTACTATGCCATTATTAGAAAATAAAGATGAAGATGCCGGAGAAGAAAAGGAAAAGCTGCGAGGCGGAGATTTTGTTTCAAAATTATTAAAAACTCGCACTGTTATGGTAACGGATGAGGTGAGTAAGAAAATGGCGCAACAGATCATGACGCAACTCTTACTTCTTGAAGCGGAAAGTGATGATCATATTAAAATGTTCATTAACTCCCCCGGCGGCGATGCGGATGCTGGTTTTGCAATTTACGATATGATGCGGTTTATCAAACCAAGGATAAACGCTATCTGTACAGGAGTTGTTGCCAGCGCTGCTGTAATTATCCTTCTCGGAGCAAAAAAAGAAAACCGGTTTAGCTTGCCCAGTGCGCGTATTCTGATTCATCAGCCTTCTACCGGTATTCATGGAACGGCTTCTGATATTCAAATTGAAGCGAATGAAATACTCAAATGCCGGGAAAAGATTAATCGGTTAATTTCAGCAGAAACGGGGCAATCCGTAGAAAAGGTAGAGACAGATACTAAGAGAAATTTTTGGATGTCTGCAGAAGAGGCTCTCAAGTATGGGTTGGTCAGTAAAATCATACAGAAGAGTGATGATTTAAAAGTGTAA